Proteins encoded in a region of the Zea mays cultivar B73 chromosome 2, Zm-B73-REFERENCE-NAM-5.0, whole genome shotgun sequence genome:
- the LOC100192005 gene encoding carbohydrate transporter/ sugar porter/ transporter isoform X2 yields MAGRRGDSAAAPLLENKAAPASASEAEAGGGYHHHNNNYYYYVDGCPGCAVDRRKAASPGIPYANFIYVWIVTLCTALPISSLFPFLYFMIRDLNVAERTEDIGFYAGFVGASFMFGRCLTSTAWGIAADRIGRKPVVVFGISSVVVFNTLFGLSVNYWMAIATRFLLGALNGLLGPIKAYAIEVCRPEHEALALSLVSTAWGIGLIIGPALGGYLALPAENFPAIFSPDSVFGRFPYFLPCLCTSVFAAAVLVSCIWMPETLHRHKVHESTSQDVEKVQESGIRKKKSLFRNWPLMSSIIVYCIFSFHDMAYTEVFSLWAESDKKYGGLSLSSEDVGQVLAVTGASLLVYQLFLYPRINKVLGPIKSSRIAAILCIPILFAYPYMTYISEPGLSIILNIASAIKNNLAVTIITGTFILQNNAVPQDQRGAANGLSMTGMSFFKALAPAGAGIV; encoded by the exons ATGGCGGGTCGTCGGGGCGACTCGGCTGCGGCGCCGTTGCTGGAGAACAAGGCGGCGCCGGCGTCGGCGTCGGAGGCGGAGGCGGGCGGCGGGTACCATCACCACAAcaacaactactactactacgtgGACGGGTGCCCCGGGTGCGCCGTGGACCGGCGCAAGGCGGCGAGCCCGGGCATCCCCTACGCCAACTTCATCTACGTCTGGATCGTCACCCTCTGCACTG CCCTACCCATCTCATCGCTGTTCCCCTTCTTGTATTTCATG ATAAGGGACCTGAACGTCGCTGAAAGAACCGAAGACATCGGCTTCTACGCCGGCTTCGTAG GTGCCTCGTTCATGTTTGGTAGATGCTTGACTTCAACCGCCTGGGGAATAGCGGCGGACCGTATCGGGAGGAAACCTGTCGTCGTGTTCGGCATCTCCTCTGT GGTCGTGTTCAACACGCTGTTTGGCCTGAGCGTCAACTACTGGATGGCAATCGCCACACGGTTCCTGCTTGGTGCTTTGAACGGCTTGCTTGGACCAATAAAG GCTTATGCCATCGAAGTCTGCCGGCCTGAACATGAAGCTCTAGCGCTATCACTT GTCAGCACGGCATGGGGGATAGGCCTCATCATCGGCCCAGCTCTTGGAGGCTACCTTGCACTG CCTGCAGAGAACTTCCCGGCTATCTTTTCACCTGACTCGGTATTTGGAAG GTTCCCGTATTTCCTACCATGCCTTTGCACGTCGGTCTTCGCTGCTGCTGTTCTAGTGAGCTGCATATGGATGCCG GAGACTCTGCACAGGCACAAAGTTCACGAGAGTACGAGCCAGGACGTTGAAAAGGTTCAAGAAAGCGGCATTAGGAAGAAGAAGAGCTTATTCAGGAACTGGCCGTTGATGTCGTCGATAATTGTCTACTGCATCTTCTCGTTCCATGACATGGCTTACACAGAG GTGTTCTCTCTATGggctgaaagtgacaagaagtatGGTGGACTGAGCTTATCATCTGAGGACGTTGGTCAAGTTCTTGCAGTCACTG GTGCCAGTCTTCTTGTTTATCAACTCTTTCTATACCCTAGAATCAATAAGGTTCTCGGGCCGATCAAATCTTCTCGAATTGCAGCT ATCCTGTGCATACCTATCCTCTTTGCCTACCCCTACATGACATACATCTCAGAACCAGGACTGTCAATCATTTTGAACATTGCGTCAGCGATAAAGAATAATCTTGCT GTTACGATCATTACAGGCACTTTCATCCTTCAAAACAATGCAGTG CCTCAGGATCAACGAGGAGCTGCGAACGGACTGTCCATGACAGGGATGTCCTTCTTCAAGGCACTTGCTCCGGCAGGAGCGGGCATTGTGTGA
- the LOC100192005 gene encoding carbohydrate transporter/ sugar porter/ transporter isoform X1, which produces MAGRRGDSAAAPLLENKAAPASASEAEAGGGYHHHNNNYYYYVDGCPGCAVDRRKAASPGIPYANFIYVWIVTLCTALPISSLFPFLYFMIRDLNVAERTEDIGFYAGFVGASFMFGRCLTSTAWGIAADRIGRKPVVVFGISSVVVFNTLFGLSVNYWMAIATRFLLGALNGLLGPIKVHNFSELLYGRQSNLMLHRFSIYVQAYAIEVCRPEHEALALSLVSTAWGIGLIIGPALGGYLALPAENFPAIFSPDSVFGRFPYFLPCLCTSVFAAAVLVSCIWMPETLHRHKVHESTSQDVEKVQESGIRKKKSLFRNWPLMSSIIVYCIFSFHDMAYTEVFSLWAESDKKYGGLSLSSEDVGQVLAVTGASLLVYQLFLYPRINKVLGPIKSSRIAAILCIPILFAYPYMTYISEPGLSIILNIASAIKNNLAVTIITGTFILQNNAVPQDQRGAANGLSMTGMSFFKALAPAGAGIVFSWAQKRQHAFFFPGDQMVFFLLNVVELVGLILTFKPFLAVPERCDSR; this is translated from the exons ATGGCGGGTCGTCGGGGCGACTCGGCTGCGGCGCCGTTGCTGGAGAACAAGGCGGCGCCGGCGTCGGCGTCGGAGGCGGAGGCGGGCGGCGGGTACCATCACCACAAcaacaactactactactacgtgGACGGGTGCCCCGGGTGCGCCGTGGACCGGCGCAAGGCGGCGAGCCCGGGCATCCCCTACGCCAACTTCATCTACGTCTGGATCGTCACCCTCTGCACTG CCCTACCCATCTCATCGCTGTTCCCCTTCTTGTATTTCATG ATAAGGGACCTGAACGTCGCTGAAAGAACCGAAGACATCGGCTTCTACGCCGGCTTCGTAG GTGCCTCGTTCATGTTTGGTAGATGCTTGACTTCAACCGCCTGGGGAATAGCGGCGGACCGTATCGGGAGGAAACCTGTCGTCGTGTTCGGCATCTCCTCTGT GGTCGTGTTCAACACGCTGTTTGGCCTGAGCGTCAACTACTGGATGGCAATCGCCACACGGTTCCTGCTTGGTGCTTTGAACGGCTTGCTTGGACCAATAAAGGTGCATAATTTCTCTGAGCTCTTGTATGGTAGACAGAGTAATTTGATGCTCCATCGGTTTTCTATCTACGTACAGGCTTATGCCATCGAAGTCTGCCGGCCTGAACATGAAGCTCTAGCGCTATCACTT GTCAGCACGGCATGGGGGATAGGCCTCATCATCGGCCCAGCTCTTGGAGGCTACCTTGCACTG CCTGCAGAGAACTTCCCGGCTATCTTTTCACCTGACTCGGTATTTGGAAG GTTCCCGTATTTCCTACCATGCCTTTGCACGTCGGTCTTCGCTGCTGCTGTTCTAGTGAGCTGCATATGGATGCCG GAGACTCTGCACAGGCACAAAGTTCACGAGAGTACGAGCCAGGACGTTGAAAAGGTTCAAGAAAGCGGCATTAGGAAGAAGAAGAGCTTATTCAGGAACTGGCCGTTGATGTCGTCGATAATTGTCTACTGCATCTTCTCGTTCCATGACATGGCTTACACAGAG GTGTTCTCTCTATGggctgaaagtgacaagaagtatGGTGGACTGAGCTTATCATCTGAGGACGTTGGTCAAGTTCTTGCAGTCACTG GTGCCAGTCTTCTTGTTTATCAACTCTTTCTATACCCTAGAATCAATAAGGTTCTCGGGCCGATCAAATCTTCTCGAATTGCAGCT ATCCTGTGCATACCTATCCTCTTTGCCTACCCCTACATGACATACATCTCAGAACCAGGACTGTCAATCATTTTGAACATTGCGTCAGCGATAAAGAATAATCTTGCT GTTACGATCATTACAGGCACTTTCATCCTTCAAAACAATGCAGTG CCTCAGGATCAACGAGGAGCTGCGAACGGACTGTCCATGACAGGGATGTCCTTCTTCAAGGCACTTGCTCCGGCAGGAGCGGGCATTGT GTTCTCGTGGGCGCAGAAACGCCAGCATGCCTTTTTCTTCCCAG GTGATCAGATGGTGTTCTTCCTGCTGAACGTCGTTGAGCTGGTCGGGCTCATCCTCACATTCAAACCCTTTCTGGCAGTGCCAGAGCGATGCGATAGTAGATAG
- the LOC100192005 gene encoding carbohydrate transporter/ sugar porter/ transporter, which translates to MAGRRGDSAAAPLLENKAAPASASEAEAGGGYHHHNNNYYYYVDGCPGCAVDRRKAASPGIPYANFIYVWIVTLCTALPISSLFPFLYFMIRDLNVAERTEDIGFYAGFVGASFMFGRCLTSTAWGIAADRIGRKPVVVFGISSVVVFNTLFGLSVNYWMAIATRFLLGALNGLLGPIKAYAIEVCRPEHEALALSLVSTAWGIGLIIGPALGGYLALPAENFPAIFSPDSVFGRFPYFLPCLCTSVFAAAVLVSCIWMPETLHRHKVHESTSQDVEKVQESGIRKKKSLFRNWPLMSSIIVYCIFSFHDMAYTEVFSLWAESDKKYGGLSLSSEDVGQVLAVTGASLLVYQLFLYPRINKVLGPIKSSRIAAILCIPILFAYPYMTYISEPGLSIILNIASAIKNNLAVTIITGTFILQNNAVPQDQRGAANGLSMTGMSFFKALAPAGAGIVFSWAQKRQHAFFFPGDQMVFFLLNVVELVGLILTFKPFLAVPERCDSR; encoded by the exons ATGGCGGGTCGTCGGGGCGACTCGGCTGCGGCGCCGTTGCTGGAGAACAAGGCGGCGCCGGCGTCGGCGTCGGAGGCGGAGGCGGGCGGCGGGTACCATCACCACAAcaacaactactactactacgtgGACGGGTGCCCCGGGTGCGCCGTGGACCGGCGCAAGGCGGCGAGCCCGGGCATCCCCTACGCCAACTTCATCTACGTCTGGATCGTCACCCTCTGCACTG CCCTACCCATCTCATCGCTGTTCCCCTTCTTGTATTTCATG ATAAGGGACCTGAACGTCGCTGAAAGAACCGAAGACATCGGCTTCTACGCCGGCTTCGTAG GTGCCTCGTTCATGTTTGGTAGATGCTTGACTTCAACCGCCTGGGGAATAGCGGCGGACCGTATCGGGAGGAAACCTGTCGTCGTGTTCGGCATCTCCTCTGT GGTCGTGTTCAACACGCTGTTTGGCCTGAGCGTCAACTACTGGATGGCAATCGCCACACGGTTCCTGCTTGGTGCTTTGAACGGCTTGCTTGGACCAATAAAG GCTTATGCCATCGAAGTCTGCCGGCCTGAACATGAAGCTCTAGCGCTATCACTT GTCAGCACGGCATGGGGGATAGGCCTCATCATCGGCCCAGCTCTTGGAGGCTACCTTGCACTG CCTGCAGAGAACTTCCCGGCTATCTTTTCACCTGACTCGGTATTTGGAAG GTTCCCGTATTTCCTACCATGCCTTTGCACGTCGGTCTTCGCTGCTGCTGTTCTAGTGAGCTGCATATGGATGCCG GAGACTCTGCACAGGCACAAAGTTCACGAGAGTACGAGCCAGGACGTTGAAAAGGTTCAAGAAAGCGGCATTAGGAAGAAGAAGAGCTTATTCAGGAACTGGCCGTTGATGTCGTCGATAATTGTCTACTGCATCTTCTCGTTCCATGACATGGCTTACACAGAG GTGTTCTCTCTATGggctgaaagtgacaagaagtatGGTGGACTGAGCTTATCATCTGAGGACGTTGGTCAAGTTCTTGCAGTCACTG GTGCCAGTCTTCTTGTTTATCAACTCTTTCTATACCCTAGAATCAATAAGGTTCTCGGGCCGATCAAATCTTCTCGAATTGCAGCT ATCCTGTGCATACCTATCCTCTTTGCCTACCCCTACATGACATACATCTCAGAACCAGGACTGTCAATCATTTTGAACATTGCGTCAGCGATAAAGAATAATCTTGCT GTTACGATCATTACAGGCACTTTCATCCTTCAAAACAATGCAGTG CCTCAGGATCAACGAGGAGCTGCGAACGGACTGTCCATGACAGGGATGTCCTTCTTCAAGGCACTTGCTCCGGCAGGAGCGGGCATTGT GTTCTCGTGGGCGCAGAAACGCCAGCATGCCTTTTTCTTCCCAG GTGATCAGATGGTGTTCTTCCTGCTGAACGTCGTTGAGCTGGTCGGGCTCATCCTCACATTCAAACCCTTTCTGGCAGTGCCAGAGCGATGCGATAGTAGATAG
- the LOC100192005 gene encoding carbohydrate transporter/ sugar porter/ transporter isoform X3 → MIRDLNVAERTEDIGFYAGFVGASFMFGRCLTSTAWGIAADRIGRKPVVVFGISSVVVFNTLFGLSVNYWMAIATRFLLGALNGLLGPIKAYAIEVCRPEHEALALSLVSTAWGIGLIIGPALGGYLALPAENFPAIFSPDSVFGRFPYFLPCLCTSVFAAAVLVSCIWMPETLHRHKVHESTSQDVEKVQESGIRKKKSLFRNWPLMSSIIVYCIFSFHDMAYTEVFSLWAESDKKYGGLSLSSEDVGQVLAVTGASLLVYQLFLYPRINKVLGPIKSSRIAAILCIPILFAYPYMTYISEPGLSIILNIASAIKNNLAVTIITGTFILQNNAVPQDQRGAANGLSMTGMSFFKALAPAGAGIVFSWAQKRQHAFFFPGDQMVFFLLNVVELVGLILTFKPFLAVPERCDSR, encoded by the exons ATG ATAAGGGACCTGAACGTCGCTGAAAGAACCGAAGACATCGGCTTCTACGCCGGCTTCGTAG GTGCCTCGTTCATGTTTGGTAGATGCTTGACTTCAACCGCCTGGGGAATAGCGGCGGACCGTATCGGGAGGAAACCTGTCGTCGTGTTCGGCATCTCCTCTGT GGTCGTGTTCAACACGCTGTTTGGCCTGAGCGTCAACTACTGGATGGCAATCGCCACACGGTTCCTGCTTGGTGCTTTGAACGGCTTGCTTGGACCAATAAAG GCTTATGCCATCGAAGTCTGCCGGCCTGAACATGAAGCTCTAGCGCTATCACTT GTCAGCACGGCATGGGGGATAGGCCTCATCATCGGCCCAGCTCTTGGAGGCTACCTTGCACTG CCTGCAGAGAACTTCCCGGCTATCTTTTCACCTGACTCGGTATTTGGAAG GTTCCCGTATTTCCTACCATGCCTTTGCACGTCGGTCTTCGCTGCTGCTGTTCTAGTGAGCTGCATATGGATGCCG GAGACTCTGCACAGGCACAAAGTTCACGAGAGTACGAGCCAGGACGTTGAAAAGGTTCAAGAAAGCGGCATTAGGAAGAAGAAGAGCTTATTCAGGAACTGGCCGTTGATGTCGTCGATAATTGTCTACTGCATCTTCTCGTTCCATGACATGGCTTACACAGAG GTGTTCTCTCTATGggctgaaagtgacaagaagtatGGTGGACTGAGCTTATCATCTGAGGACGTTGGTCAAGTTCTTGCAGTCACTG GTGCCAGTCTTCTTGTTTATCAACTCTTTCTATACCCTAGAATCAATAAGGTTCTCGGGCCGATCAAATCTTCTCGAATTGCAGCT ATCCTGTGCATACCTATCCTCTTTGCCTACCCCTACATGACATACATCTCAGAACCAGGACTGTCAATCATTTTGAACATTGCGTCAGCGATAAAGAATAATCTTGCT GTTACGATCATTACAGGCACTTTCATCCTTCAAAACAATGCAGTG CCTCAGGATCAACGAGGAGCTGCGAACGGACTGTCCATGACAGGGATGTCCTTCTTCAAGGCACTTGCTCCGGCAGGAGCGGGCATTGT GTTCTCGTGGGCGCAGAAACGCCAGCATGCCTTTTTCTTCCCAG GTGATCAGATGGTGTTCTTCCTGCTGAACGTCGTTGAGCTGGTCGGGCTCATCCTCACATTCAAACCCTTTCTGGCAGTGCCAGAGCGATGCGATAGTAGATAG